The genomic region AGCGCCTCCTGAGAAGGCAGTTGATCTCCGGTTTTACTGTCGGTACACGCTCCCAAAACCCCCAATGTTAAGAGAAAGGCTAAAGCATTAATTGTCTTCATTATTCTGCATTTCATGTTCGTAATAATTTTTGCCGAAATTAGTGATTTCAGATTGAATTTCTAAAGACTTATTTCAATTAATTTGAATTACGGTACGTTTGGAATGATAAACAAATCCTGCCCTTTTCATTATCTTTGAAGACAGCACACAAACTTCTTAACAAATATTTATGACTTTTAACTGGCAAGAGGGAAATAACAAGGTATTAAGAGTATATAGAACCAAGGCTCAGGCAAAGGAAGGTTATGATAGGATAAGTCGGTTTTACGATTATTTCGAAGGAATCTTCGTGAGAAAATATAGAAACATTGCATTGAAACGTTTGAACATTGGGAGAGGGGAAAGCGTCCTGGAGATCGGCTTTGGAACCGGACATTGTTTGAAGCAAATGGCTGAGGCAGTGGGGGAGAAAGGTAAGGTGTATGGTATTGACATTTCTTCCGGGATGATGGAAGTCAGCAGGAGGAGAATTGAAAAAGCCGGTCTGTTGGATAGAGTAGAACTCAACTGTGGAGATGCATCAAAAATGCCCTACGAAGACAATAAATTTGATGCGGTTTTCATGAGCTTTACCCTTGAACTTTTCGATACACCTGAAATACCGAAAGTGCTTAATGAAATCACCAGGGTTTTAAAATCCAATGGCAGAGTCGGAGTTGTGGGTATGTCAAAAGAGCATAAGCCGTCAATTTTATTGAGATTATATGAGTGGGCACATAAAAAATTTCCGAAATATGTCGATTGTAGGCCGATTCATCTTGAACAGACATTAAAGGATGCCGGGTTCAGGATTGATGATAAAAAGAAAGTGAATTTACTTGGTATACCAATGGAAATTGTTGTCGGTCTAAAACCACCGGAAACCAACACGTAATTATAATTTAGGATAAGAAGCTTCATTGCCCATCATCCAAACTATTTTATCACCGATTTTAATAATCGCCTGTTTCAAATGTTTTTGATTTATTCGGGTTAAATAGTACCTGATTTTATCCGCTTGTCATTGGAAAAATATTGGTTTCAACAAGATATAATTTCCTTTATAATCAGAGGATTGATTCCAGGGAGGGTCTTCTTAAAGATCGTATTATCATAATATTTTGTCTTTAATAATCCCCCCTTCCATTTTAGCTTTGCATTTGAATAAAAAATTTAAATACAAAGAAAAGATGGAAGAAAAAACCAGAGTCAGCGGTGCGGAAGCGCTTCTCCTGTCATTGATCAGGGAAAAGGTTGATACGATTTTCGGTTATCCCGGCGGGGCCATCATGCCCATGTACGATAAGATGTATGATAAGCATGATTTGCTTAATCACATTCTTGTGCGGCATGAACAGGGTGCGGCACATGCAGCCCAGGCCTATGCCCAGGTCACAGGTAAACCGGGCGTTTGTTTTGCCACTTCAGGACCCGGAGCCACCAACCTGATGACAGGCATTACCAATGCAAACCTCGATTCCATTCCTGTAGTTTTCATTACTGCCCAGGTGCCCTCCGGTTTACTGGGTACCGATGCTTTTCAGGAAACCGATATGATTAGCCTTTCCATGCCGGTCACCAAATGGAATTATCAGATTACCTCGGCTGAAAAAATTCCTGAGGCAGTGGCCAAAGCATTTTATTTTGCTAAATCCGGCAGACCCGGACCTGTTTTGCTGGATATAACCAAAGATGCACAGATACAGGAATTTGATTTCCACTATAAAAGAATTAAGTCCATTCGATCTTATAATCCTAAACCAACGCTTGACAAAAACCAGGTTCAACAGGCTCTTGACATGATGAGCCAATCAAAAAAGCCCCTGCTGCTTGCCGGACACGGAATATTGATTGCCAACGCGCGGGATGAGTTGATGGAGTTTGTGGATAAAACCAAAATACCAACGGCAGTGACCCTGTTGGGCAAATCAGTCATTGATGAAGAACATCCTTGTTTTGTCGGTATGTTGGGGATGCATGGCAATTATGCGCCCAATAAGCTTACCAACGAGGCAGATTTGATCATCGCTGCAGGAATGCGCTTTGATGACCGTGTTACGGGTGATATTAGCCGATACGCACCCAATGCCAAAATCATTCATGTTGATATTGACAAAGCCGAACTGAATAAGAACGTGAAGGCCGATCTGGCCATTCATGCTGATATCAAAGATTTTTTGCAGCAGATTGTACCGGCACAATACTATACCTGCAACTCTGAATGGCGCCAGGAATTCAAGAGGCTGAATGAAATGGAAAAAGAAAAAGTGATTGCCCCTGAGCTTTATCCTGAAAATGGTCATTTAAGGGCAGGTGAGGTGATCAGTAAAGTTTCACAACTCACCAAACGGGAAGCCATTGTTGTTACCGATGTCGGACAAAACCAGATGATGGCAGCCCGGTACTATGGATTCAAAAATCCCAACACACTGATCACTTCAGGAGGGCTCGGAACCATGGGTTTTGGACTGCCTGCGGCTGTGGGAGCACAGGTAGGAAAGCCCGACAAAACAGTGGTCCTATTCACCGGAGACGGCGGATTCCAGATGACCGCCCAGGAGCTGGGAACAGTGGTACAATATCAGCTACCTGTCAAAATCATTATTTTCAATAACAATTTCCTGGGTATGGTCCGACAGTGGCAGAATCTGTTCAACGACAAGCGTTATGCCCAAACGACCATGCCAACTCCGGACTTTCCCATGATGGCAAAATCGTTTG from Bacteroidales bacterium harbors:
- a CDS encoding methyltransferase domain-containing protein, coding for MTFNWQEGNNKVLRVYRTKAQAKEGYDRISRFYDYFEGIFVRKYRNIALKRLNIGRGESVLEIGFGTGHCLKQMAEAVGEKGKVYGIDISSGMMEVSRRRIEKAGLLDRVELNCGDASKMPYEDNKFDAVFMSFTLELFDTPEIPKVLNEITRVLKSNGRVGVVGMSKEHKPSILLRLYEWAHKKFPKYVDCRPIHLEQTLKDAGFRIDDKKKVNLLGIPMEIVVGLKPPETNT
- the ilvB gene encoding biosynthetic-type acetolactate synthase large subunit yields the protein MEEKTRVSGAEALLLSLIREKVDTIFGYPGGAIMPMYDKMYDKHDLLNHILVRHEQGAAHAAQAYAQVTGKPGVCFATSGPGATNLMTGITNANLDSIPVVFITAQVPSGLLGTDAFQETDMISLSMPVTKWNYQITSAEKIPEAVAKAFYFAKSGRPGPVLLDITKDAQIQEFDFHYKRIKSIRSYNPKPTLDKNQVQQALDMMSQSKKPLLLAGHGILIANARDELMEFVDKTKIPTAVTLLGKSVIDEEHPCFVGMLGMHGNYAPNKLTNEADLIIAAGMRFDDRVTGDISRYAPNAKIIHVDIDKAELNKNVKADLAIHADIKDFLQQIVPAQYYTCNSEWRQEFKRLNEMEKEKVIAPELYPENGHLRAGEVISKVSQLTKREAIVVTDVGQNQMMAARYYGFKNPNTLITSGGLGTMGFGLPAAVGAQVGKPDKTVVLFTGDGGFQMTAQELGTVVQYQLPVKIIIFNNNFLGMVRQWQNLFNDKRYAQTTMPTPDFPMMAKSFGIESKWVRERDQLDNTIEEMFSHEGPYLLEVSIEKEANVFPMIYPGKAVDEIVLHEDQ